The sequence GACAGCGCAACACGTAACGCACGATCATTGCTTGATACTATGCGGTTACAGTACAATAAATTACGTCAGGCAAAAATAACCAAAGAATTAATTGAATTAACGAGCAGTTTTTAGAATAATACGCGCACCAAGTTGCTCTAATTTTTTATCAAGTTGTTGATACCCACGCTTCCAGTGATGTACCCCAGTAACGATTGTTTTTCCGACTGCAACAAGACCTGCTAAAACTAGGGCACATGAACCCCGAATATCACCCGCGATAACATGTGTACCATACAGCTCATCAACACCATGAACTTCAGCTCGATCACCATTGACAGAAATCAGTGCGCCCATTTTCTGAAGCTCAGGAACATGAAGAAATCGATTCTCAAATACTGTTTCATGAATTGAACTCGTTCCCTCTGCCAAACATTGTGCAACCATCATTGGGGCTTGTAAATCGGTTGGAAATCCTGGATATGGGGACGTCTTGAATGAAACAGCCCGTGGATTTTCGACTGCTCGAATGCTAATACCCCTTCCAGGAGTAACCTCAGCAATCTCATGGCCCATCTCCTGAAGCTTAAAAAGAAATACATCCAACAAATTAAATGAAACATTAGGAATAGTTACTTCACCCCCTGTAATTGCAGCAGCAAGAAGTAATGATCCAGCTTCAAGCCGATCCACCACAATTTCATGATCGATAGGACGCAAGGCCGCAACTCCTTCAATCTCTATGCATGCGGGAGCCTTAATTTCAATGCACGCCCCCATTTTTTTGAGAACTGCAATCAAATCTAGTACTTCCGGCTCCAATGCCGCGTTGACAATTTTAGTCACGCCAGGCGTGAGCACAGCAGCCATCATGAGGTTCTCTGTCGCACCAACACTCGGATACTCCAAAATCAAACGTTGCGCCTGCAATTGCTTCACCGTTGCCAAAAGCATATCTCCATTGCTTTTATATCGTACCCCCATCTTTTCAAAGTTTTTGATGTGGTAATCGATTGGCCGTTTACCAATTCCACAGCCACCCGGCAATGCGATATCTGCTCGTGAAAAGCGCGCAAGAAGTGGACCCATCACCAAAACAGATGCGCGCATCTTTTTCATGATATCAGCCTTGACTCTATGCTTCGAAATAGTTGAGGTATCAACACATGCAGTATTTTGTTGTGGATAAAATTGCACATCAGCGCCCAAATCACGTAATAGCGCTATCATCTGGAGAACATCTTCTGAGTTCGGAATATTAGTAAGAGTCGATTTACCCTCAGTTAGAATCAGAGACGCCATAATCACTAACACTGCGTTTTTGGCCCCAACTACATCGACTTCTCCGCGCAGTTTCAACGATTGTCCAATAACTATAGACGGAAACAAGTCATCAGATATCTCTGTCACAGATGGCGCTGATTCCTGAGAAGGGTCAGTATCAATGATAAGGGTTTTTTCCATGAAGGGCTCTCTTATATTTATTTTATAGTGATAAGCGTATCATGCGAGACTCTCGTAAGTATAGGATCTAAATTGCATCTCAGCATACCGAATACTGTTCTTGAGTTATTTTACGACTTTTTCACTGTACATGACAGGAAACTTTGCATGACAAATTCAACGGATTATTTAAGGATGAACCATATTGTAACGACAAAAAAAAGAATAGCCAAAAAAGAAACAATCCAATTGAAAAAATAGTTCGAGATCTTTATTATGGTGTCTGAATTTATTTAAAATTTTTCTGGTGAGGAGTCCACGAATATGCGCACTGAGGCGAGCAAAAAAGGGAGATTAGAGGTTATTTGCGGATCAATGTTTTCCGGAAAATCGGAAGAGCTGATTCTACGTCTTCGCCGCGCACAATTTGCCAAGCAGAACGCCGTTGTTTTTAAGCATAGTCTCGATGATCGTGTCGCCCGCTCTTATATTACAACCCATAACGGTAGTAAGTTTGAAGCCATTCCCATAGAGCATCCATCTACTATCCTTTCCGTTGTGGATAAAGATACTGAAGTCATAGCAATAGATGAAGTACAATTCTTCAACAATGATATCATTAATATTGTGTGTCAGATGGTAGATGAGGGAAGGCGCGTTATTGTTGCAGGACTTGATCTTGATTTTCGCGGCGTCCCATTTGGACCTATCCCAACACTCATGGCTGTTGCAGATCAGACGACCAAGCTCAAGGCTATTTGCATGGTCTGCGGGAAAGATGCACATTTCTCCCAACGACTCATCAATGGTGAACCTGCCAATTATGAAGATCCTATTGTGATTATCGGCGCAGAAAATTGTTATCAAGCTCGCTGTAGAAGTTGTCACCAAATCAACCGGATTCATATATTTTGAGCAAGACTAAACTCAATTATAAATGTACCAACTGTGATTATCGTCCTCCTCGTTGGGTAGGATGCTGTCCTGAATGCAGCGAGTGGAATAGTGTTGTCGAATTTCAAGCAACACAACAACCCGGTATTGGCAAAAAGATCAGTACCACCGCATTAACTATGGTCCCATTGACAGAAATCAAAACAAACTCTCATAGACGCTTACTGTCAGGCATCCAAGAATGGGATCGGGTCCTCGGTGATGGTATTATGCCAAATTCATTTCTCATTCTAACAGGTGATCCAGGCATAGGAAAATCAACACTTCTTTTACAGGTTGCTCACGCAATTTCACAGCATCACCGTGTCTTTTACTTTTCATCAGAAGAATCGCTTGAACAGGTTAAAGTTCGTGCAGAGCGATTGGGATGTGCATCAGAAAATCTTTTATTTTCAGATCAGGCACGTCTGGAAGCCATTGTTGCTACGGTTGAAACGGACCAACCAGACCTGGTTGTCGTAGATTCAATTCAAAACTGCTATGCCTCAGAAGTACAAACCCTACCGGGTAGTATCGGCCAGTTGCGTGAAACATCTTTCCAGCTCATGAGGCTGGCTAAAGAGCACAATGTTGCCATCATTGTCAGTGGCCACATTACTAAAGATGGCAACATAGCTGGACCAAAAATGCTCGAGCACATGGTTGATGGAGTCTTTTATCTTCAGGGCGAAGATCGATGGCAAACCCGCGTGTTGCGCTCGGTCAAAAATCGATTCGGAAGTATTAACGAACTGGGTTTTTTTGAGATGGAAACTTCTGGACTCAAAGAAGTTTCCAACATCAATGAGGAACTCCTCAATGCTACCAATAATTCTCCTGGTGCTTCATTGATCAGCTATCTCGAAGGCTCACGGCCCCTCCTTCTCGAGCTTCAGGCCCTCACAATTGCATCTAAATATCCATCACCCCAGCGCGTCGTAACCAACCTTGACTATAAACGCCTTGTTCTCATTGCCGCAATTTTAGAAAAGTATCTCAAAATCAGATTTAGTGCGCATGATATTTTTTTCAAAGTAAGTGGTGGTTTTACGATTAAAGACAGTTCATCAGATCTTGGAATTGCCCTCGCATTATTATCCAGTTACTTTCAAAAATCTCTTCCAGAAAAATCAATCGCTTTAGGGGAAATTAGTCTCACCGGACATATTAAGCCAGTCAATCTCATTACACGTCATCTCAATGAGGCAACAACATACGGGATCAAAGTTATATTCATTTCTCATAACCAGTCGCTTCCAAAAACAAGAATCAAGGTGAAACGACTCCACAATGTCTTCGAACTCATGGAATTGTTTATTGAAGCCGAAGATCATTCGGTACCAAAGGCAGAATGATCATAGTATACTACTATGGATTTTATCTATTCCAGAAGGACTGTTTCATATGAACATTACCAAAACAAAGCTTTTTTGGATCCTGGCCACGTTAGTTTCACTCACTGGCATTGCTTTTACCATTAAATATTTTAAGCGTGCCTTTCCTATAGCAAATGTTGAGGTCTCAGTTGATAGAGCCGATGCACTAGAAAAAGCCCGATACCACGCTACTTCGTATGGCATAGGCCCTGACACTTATGCTGCTGCCGCTTCCTTTGAAAACGACCGTAACGTACAAAACTATATCGAACTTGAGGCTGGCGGTAGTGAAGCCTTTAATGAGGTAATCAAGGGATCCTTGTATGCACCATTTACATGGCATGTGCGCCATTTTAATGAAGGTAGTGCTCATGAATGTACTTTCTATTTCAAACCAGATGGAACTCCTTATGGTTTTGTAGAAAAACTTCCCGAAGAAACCTCCCTGCCGTCACTCGCAGCCCACACAGCACAAAAGAAAGCTGAGGCTCTAGCACAACAATGGAATATCGATCTTGCACTGTTTGAGAGTATTGAGACGGCAAAAGACGAAAAGCCCAACGGTCGTGTCGATTACACCTTTGTGTATGAGCAGCAACACGTATCAATAGGCGAAGGAAAATACCGGCTCACACTTTCAGTTTCGGGTAATAAGGTAACCGGAATACAGCACACTATTAAAATCCCTGAATCATTCTTCCTGCGCTATGAAGAAATGCGTTCGGCTAATACAACGCTCGCAACTGCAGCAAGCCTATTAATGTATCTTTTATATCTCATTTTGGGCTGCTTCATTGGGCTTTTTATATTAATGCGCAAGCGCTACGTTTTGTGGAAACAACCATTGATTTGGACGGGAATCATGGCAACGCTTTCACTAGCAAAAATATTTAATGAAATTCCACTACATTGGATGTTCTATGATACCGCCGTATCCAAAGTACAATTTCTTGTCACAACACTGATTGGATCATTCATATCTATGCTATTCAGTGCTCTAATATTTCTCCTTTCTGCAGCCGCAGCAGAAAGTCTTACACGGATGGCATTTGGCAATCAGATACAACTATGGAAGTTATGGAAACCATCAATCGGCAACACTGTTTCTGTGCTTGGAAGAACCATTGGTGGATATCTCATTGTCGGTCTTCACCTTGCCTTCATCGTTTTAATGTATCTTTTTTCTCGTTCTATTTTGGGCTGGTGGGTGCCTTCAGATACTATGATCGACCCTAATATTCTTGCAACGTATATACCATGGCTACCATCAGTAACCGACGCACTACACGCAGGGTTTTGGGAAGAATGTTTGTTTCGGGCAGTTCCTTTGGCAGGAGCAGCACTGCTTGGCCGCAAATTTAAAAAAGAACGCTTATTCATTGTCATTGGCTTCATAATCCAAATTCTGATCTTTGGTGCTGCTCACGCCAATTATGCAACGCAACCATTTTACGGTCGCTTAGTAGAGCTGATTATTCCAAGTACTATTTTTGGTGCTGTGTACCTAATGTTCGGATTATTACCATCGATTCTATCACATTTTGTATTTGACCTAATTCTCATGTCACAACCTCTTTTTGCTTCAGCATCCTCGGGATCAATTGTCGATAAATTTTTCGTGATAGCGTGTGGAAGCATACCCCTTTTTGTTGTGGCCTATCGCTGGTGGCAAGCAGGAAACTGGCATTCAATTTCACATACAGCATACAACAAAGCATGGCAGCCATCACAAGCCCACAATCATGCTGTACACGCCACGCATACATTTACCCAACTATCACCAACTCGTGCAACGAAGCAGAAACTATGCGGCATTGCTATCTTTGCAACGCTTACGTGGGCCATTGTAACACCGTGGAAACAAAATGCTCCCACAATGTCCATTTCTAGAAGTACAGCAATAACACGTGCAACCGAGGCGCTTGCACATTCAGACATTAAACTGGAACATCCATGGCAACCACTTGCCCAAATTGTCGGCGTGGTGGGAACACCAGGGCGGTTTGTATGGCAAGAAACTAATACTCAAACATATGAACGACTTGTACAACAGCATTACTTAGACGAGCCAACATGGTTGATACGGTTTGTTCGATTTACTGGTTCCGTTGATGACCGTAGAGAGGAATACCATATCTTTGTCGATGGTATAGGATCCGTCCTACGAGTTAGACATGTAGTGCCAGAATCATTCAAAGGAGAATCTCTCAGTGAGACGCAAGCTCGAACAAAAGTTCATAAGGCTCTTAAAGATATTCTCAATAAAGACATAGAATCGCTTAAGGAGATTTCAGCCATTCCAACAAAACTTCCAGAACGCACCGACTGGCAGTTTACCTTCTCTGACAAAACAATATTCGAACATGGTGGAGGAGAAGCCCGCATCTCCGTGACAGTAAGCGGCAATATCGTGTCAGATATTGCACGACATATTCATGTGCCAGAAGCGTGGGAACGTAATGACCGAAGTACAATGAATTTACTTCAAAACATCTCAGGCCTTAGTTCAACCTTACTTAGACTAATGTTTATTGTGATAACACTCTTTATTCTCATGAACAGCCTATTTGCCGGTGGATTCTTCCTAAAAAGTCTAGGCATATTATTTTCCTTATGGTGCATCAATAGCATCAATGCATGGCAATCAGTCCTCTTTGCTATTTCGCCCATCAGACCTTTTGGGCAACAGGTAGGATCCATAGCAGGAAGTATGATTATTATGTTATTGCTTGAGGGTGCATGTCTCGCATTATTGGTAGCATTCGTCCAAAAGCACAGCAAAAAAACCTATGTATATAACCGCAGTCTGCTTGCAGCAGGCGCTGGTGCTGTTGGTGGTATGATCTTTGCAACACTTCGGCACTTCACACAAATAGAACCGACATGGGCAATGTATAGCGCATGGTCACAGTATGCCCCTGCATTAGGAACGGCATTGTCATTAATTGCAGCTTTTATTCGCTCAAGTATTTTATTTATGAGTCTCCTTACAATGCTAAACTACCTCAGAACAAAACGTCCAATCTCAGATATCGCACTTCTTCTGATTTGGCTTAT is a genomic window of Candidatus Babeliales bacterium containing:
- the murA gene encoding UDP-N-acetylglucosamine 1-carboxyvinyltransferase: MEKTLIIDTDPSQESAPSVTEISDDLFPSIVIGQSLKLRGEVDVVGAKNAVLVIMASLILTEGKSTLTNIPNSEDVLQMIALLRDLGADVQFYPQQNTACVDTSTISKHRVKADIMKKMRASVLVMGPLLARFSRADIALPGGCGIGKRPIDYHIKNFEKMGVRYKSNGDMLLATVKQLQAQRLILEYPSVGATENLMMAAVLTPGVTKIVNAALEPEVLDLIAVLKKMGACIEIKAPACIEIEGVAALRPIDHEIVVDRLEAGSLLLAAAITGGEVTIPNVSFNLLDVFLFKLQEMGHEIAEVTPGRGISIRAVENPRAVSFKTSPYPGFPTDLQAPMMVAQCLAEGTSSIHETVFENRFLHVPELQKMGALISVNGDRAEVHGVDELYGTHVIAGDIRGSCALVLAGLVAVGKTIVTGVHHWKRGYQQLDKKLEQLGARIILKTAR
- a CDS encoding thymidine kinase encodes the protein MRTEASKKGRLEVICGSMFSGKSEELILRLRRAQFAKQNAVVFKHSLDDRVARSYITTHNGSKFEAIPIEHPSTILSVVDKDTEVIAIDEVQFFNNDIINIVCQMVDEGRRVIVAGLDLDFRGVPFGPIPTLMAVADQTTKLKAICMVCGKDAHFSQRLINGEPANYEDPIVIIGAENCYQARCRSCHQINRIHIF
- the radA gene encoding DNA repair protein RadA; this encodes MSKTKLNYKCTNCDYRPPRWVGCCPECSEWNSVVEFQATQQPGIGKKISTTALTMVPLTEIKTNSHRRLLSGIQEWDRVLGDGIMPNSFLILTGDPGIGKSTLLLQVAHAISQHHRVFYFSSEESLEQVKVRAERLGCASENLLFSDQARLEAIVATVETDQPDLVVVDSIQNCYASEVQTLPGSIGQLRETSFQLMRLAKEHNVAIIVSGHITKDGNIAGPKMLEHMVDGVFYLQGEDRWQTRVLRSVKNRFGSINELGFFEMETSGLKEVSNINEELLNATNNSPGASLISYLEGSRPLLLELQALTIASKYPSPQRVVTNLDYKRLVLIAAILEKYLKIRFSAHDIFFKVSGGFTIKDSSSDLGIALALLSSYFQKSLPEKSIALGEISLTGHIKPVNLITRHLNEATTYGIKVIFISHNQSLPKTRIKVKRLHNVFELMELFIEAEDHSVPKAE